The Legionella lansingensis DNA window AGCACAACAGACAGGACTAAAGGTTTGCCAAGAAGTGTTGGTCGCTCTGTGTTTAAGAATCTAGAAAAACCAATATCATGTGCTGTGTGAAGCTCCTTGGGGATAATAGTGATAAGAGGCTTGCCTAAAATTTGTGGTCGTTTCCAGCCATATGCTTTATGAAAAGCATCATTAATCTGAGTGATTATTCCTTCCTCATCAGCCATGATGGCCGGAATATCTTCTTGACTAATAATATCTGAGATTTTTTTAGTCGTGTTCTTCATAACTTCATTTCCTATGATTCTATAAATAATAGGTGGCCACTTTGAAATGAGCAATGAAAAGACAATATTCGCAGCAGGCCATCTTGGTGCTATCCATCCGCTGCCCGGGAACGTTTTTTAGAGGATAGCATAGCTACAATATATATAAATGAACCAAAAATGAAGGTTATGGAAGCGAAGGATAAAAAAATACTCTGCCAAGCAATAGAATCACACCATCAAATAGAATGCATTTATCATGGTAAGAAAAGATTGCTTGAACCTTATCTCTACGGCATTTTAGGAGGCAAGGAGCACCTTCATTGCTACCAATTTGGTGGTGAAAGCGAATCCGGCGGTCTTCCGCAATGGAGAAATCTGCGATTGGATGACATTAAACATCTTAGAATCATTCCTCACTCCCATTTTGACATCAGATCCAGTTATCACCCTGAAAATGCTCACTATCATTCAATAGAGAAAGGGATAAATGTCTGATAAGAAATTAACTACCAAGATTCAGGAGAGATTCTTCGCTACGTTCTGATGACAAGTCATTGTCATCAGCTAATGGTAAGAGAAAATCTCTAATGTACGTAATACGCCGAGCTAAGGATCCCTGGGAATTCACAAGCTTTATTTTTTGCAGTTCTAAGAGCAAGGTTTCTAGATTTTTCGGGGGGGCTCTCATGATTTTATTGACATCAGCGATATGATGCCGGTTCCAATGCCCAGTAAAAAAACGCAAAAGTCGTGAATCGCACTTGGTATAATCTTCAAGGATTTCATAAGCCTTAGCTAGCGGCGTTTTGTCTCCCCGTACAGGATTCAACCTTCTATAGCTATCAAGAGCGTGAATTTCATCAAACCAAGCAACCAGATGTGGATGCCCTTCTTTTGCAGCCAGTTCGCTCAAGGAATGCAGCGATACTCGCCGGTGAGTCTGAGCAATGACCAGCATAATTGCCTTGACACATTGCAATTTGCCCTTAGAGACTGCTTGTATCAGTTGGTTATCCAAAATCTTGGCATCAATTAGCCTAAGACTAAACATTATCTGATCTTTGATACGTGGAGCCGCTTCAGTCAAGGTCATAGTCCATAATTGCTCAGGATCATTATCGATCAAGATCCTTATCATTTGGGTATCGTGATTTTGACATGCTATTTCAAACGCTTTTTGCTCTACTGCTGAGTCGGGCAATAAATCATCGGGAAAATCATTATAAATCGCGCTCAACATAGCACTGTCACCGTTCGGCGCAACCTCAGAAAGAATTGCAGCAGCAACATCTTGTTTGGTTAACTTTCTCTCCCCGTTGTCCTCTCTTAAAGAAATTAAAAAATCCAGTGTCTCCTTATTTCCATTATGACGACAGTACTGTACTCCTTCCCATATCAAGTCAGAAGTAAAACGACTCTTACAAATTTCTATAAAACGTAGCTGTTCCCTAGGCTCCATTTCTCTCAGAATGCGGCGAAAGATTGAAGTCAACCTCGTCTGAGTTGGAAAATTGTCTGATAATGCACATATGACTTCCACACACCGCCAATGACCCCATACCACCGCTAACCCTAGAGCTTTGGCAAGATCATATTCTAAAGGTTCAGAACCTGCTCGACATACTAGCGACAATCCTTCATCAAAGCCGAGTTCCACTGCTTGGAATATGAGAGTGCTTTGAAGTTCTTCAGACAATTCCCATAATTGTTTCTTTTCAAGTAAAAGCGCTAATACTTGCGTTGATTCTATACTTAAGGCAGCCATAAAAAGGGAACGAATATCTGCTTCATCCAATTGACTAATCATTTCAGGAATTAGAAATAAGTTAATCAACGCGAGGTCTTCTTCCCAGATAATAGCCCTAAATGCCTTTAAAAAAGTCAACTTATCAAAATAGATGCGAGCTTGAGCAAGCAGGTAGGTCATCAAGAATTCATTCTTGCGACTAACCGCCTCTTCCAACAACGATTTTTTATCCTTATGCCATGAGATCAACCACCAATGCCGATTGTAACGACTCAGCACCATGATTATTTGAATAGCTAGCTTCTCACTAATACTCTCCAACAATAGATTGACCAACGTTTGTTGGCATTCAAAAAGGGCTTGCTCATCATTCAAATCAAATAAAGCAGGTAGCATCGTTTCCAGATCAAACGTCTCTTGTAACAGATGAAAACGCTTTTTGATAAGGGTTTCTTTTAGCTGTGTGTATTCGGAAGACAATGTTGAATTCGCTGAACGGATAGATAGAAAAAAATTCATCTTACTCACAATCAGTTGCCAATCCTCACGCAACTCCTCATAATCCCTCTGAGCAAAGACATCTTTCCCAAGTATACGTTGGCAACGTTGTTGCCATCGACTTTCATACTGATGTTGCTGTTTTTCTAGGAATTCTAACGTAGAAAACTGTAGTTCGACTTCAGGGAAACTCTCCTCAGCATCACTAGACTCTTCCTTATCATTGGCCATGATAGATTCATAGGTGATGGATTCATCCTCACTCTCCATCTCGGAAGAAACATCACTGTTGTCACCTTGCTCCATCAGTTCTTCATAGCGCTCACGAAGTAGATGAATAGTGCTGTCTTTACATCCTATTTCCTCATGAGTTAATGACAAATTAACCATTTGCTGATAGAGATAATGACTTTTCTCATGATCATCATTTTCGTGGTACCAAGATTGAAGTCTCTTAAGCAATTTAAATTTTTTCTTATTATGGATAACGTCATCAACAAGTAGCGTTTGGATATAACTAACAAAATCCTCATAAGTAAACAAAGTGCGCATGTCCTCCCGATCAACGATCAGAAAAAAAACGAGCATGTTCTTCTTAGCCAACAGATGCACTTCAAAAGATTCATATGAAATCAGCTTAGAGAGAGCTTTAAGCCTCAGAGAAAGCCCCTCCCCCCTAAAGGCATCCAATAATTTATTGATTAGCTGTGGTACAGCTGCAAAGACAGCACCTTTAAGATTTAAAGCAGACGTTAGTATGATGTTATTTTTTTTCTCATTATAATTGGCGATAAATGCCTGATAGAGGAATTCTGTTCCAAATCGTTCGTATAATTGGTCAAACAAGGAAGATGAACCGATCTTTATAAAAACAGGCTCATTCAACTCGACCTGGATAAGATCGGTAGCAGAAGACTGATTACCTTGTAAGTTATAATGTTTAAAAGCCTCCGAGCCTGCACTTGTTTGCATAGCAAGCTCAACAATTTTTTGTCCTCTTTCACTTGCTCTTAGTTGACGATAAAGTATAGGGATAGGATTATTTTCTTCACCAAGCATGTGCACGTGAAACATAAAAAAATCATGCAATAAACCGGAACCAATAATATCGCGTTCATCTACCCCTTTCGTTAACATCCAAATAATATAAGCGGCTAGATATAGCGGTCTGTCAAAATATGTTTTAAATAAAGATACGATCGATAATGGCGTTTTGATTTCTCCTAATTGTTCTGTAATGTTTTCTACGAGCATGGACAGAGTAAACTCTTCTGCTTCTGCTTGCAGTTTATTTTTGTGAACCGATATGAGTTGCGCCCCTATGGGATAGATCTGTTGTAATGGTTTATTTTCTTCATAAAAAATAACAGCTTCTTCTTGTCTCTCAAGAAAACAACTAAATACAGCAGCAATTTTTTGTCCGCATATCATTTGCTCCGCTTTCTTGCCCTTCAAAGCATCATGTGTGCGAACAAGCCAAAGAAGAATTGCTTTATGCAGATTTATAGACCCTTCATCACTCTGGGTATTTAACTCCGTAAGGCAGAATTGTAAAAACCGATCCGTATTCTCTACAGAGATCAGATCGGTTGATTTTTGCTGCGAGCTTCGATCGTTTTCGCCGGTGACAGACAAGTCTCCTAACATGGCTTTACATTCAGCATGTAATTTATGGAGGTCTTCAGAAACGATATTGTCATTAACTAGCGGGCACTTCCCGCCCGGACTACTAAGCCAGTGCAACAACTTAATCAGTTGCTCTAAAGTCATGAACTTGTCTCGGGTTTATTGATTCCCTGCAGCTGCTCGTTCGCGAATACGTTCCAAACCCTGTTGTAAGCGAATCAAAGTACGCTCCCTCCCCAACAATGTGAGGGTCATATCAATGGCGGGGGACGTGCTGCTTCCTGTCACTGAAACACGTAAAGGCTGAGCTATTTTACTCATATTGATGTCAAATGCCGCACTAACATCATTGATGCATGTCTGCAAACTGTCTTTATCCCAGCTCTGCAATTGACTTAATTTTTCATACAACGCTTCAAGTGGCTGCAATACCACTGGTCTTAAATGTTTTTTTACCGCGTCTTCGTCATATTCTATTTTATCTTGATAGAAATAGAGACTTTTTTCGCAGATTTCTGCCAAGGTTTTACAACGTTCAGCCTGTATGCTAACCAGGTCGGCCAACTTGGGACCTCGATTTAGATCGATGTGACGTTGGTCAAAATGCCATTTTAGAGCCTTTGCGACTTCTTCTGGAGGATCGTTTTTTTGGTAATGTTGATTTAACCAATTTAGTTTCTCATAATTAAAACTTGAAACGCCGCGACTCACATTCTTTAAATCAAAGAAGCTAATCATTTCATCAAGTGTAAAGATTTCTTGATCGCCATAGGACCAACCTAAACGGACCAGATAATTTAGCAAGGCATGAGGCAGAAAACCCAGTTCTTTAAATTGCAATACACTCACTGCCCCATGACGCTTCGACAGTCTCTTACCATCATCCCCAAGGATCATAGGTAAATGTGCATACACAGGAACCGGGGCATTCAAGGCTTTGAATAAGTTAATTTGCCGAGGGGTATTATTGATATGATCATCACCACGAATAACATGTGTTATCTCCATGTCCCAGTCATCAATGACCACTGCAAAATTATAGGTAGGGTGACCGTCTGAGCGGACCAGGATCAAATCATCCAGCTCGCTATTATCAATGTGAATTTCACCATAAACCTGATCGGTAAATGAGACCGTGCCCATGTGTGGATTTTTAAAGCGAATGACTTGTCCATCTCCTGCTGGTAAATCTTTATCACGACAATGACCATCATAGCGAGGTTTTTCTTTAGCCGCGAGCTGAGCCTCGCGTAAAGCTTCAAGTCGCTCCTTACTACATTCGCAGCGATAAGCTTTACCTTCTTCCAAGAGCGTTTGCGCAATTTCCTGATAGCGCCCGTAGCGTTTCGTTTGATAGAAAGGACCCGCATCATAATTCAGGCCCAACCATTCCATACCATCGAGAATAGCTTGAACGGATTCTTGTGTTGAGCGCTCTTGATCAGTATCTTCAATTCGCAAGATAAATTCACCTTTATGGTGTCTTGCATATAGCCAGGAAAATAAAGCGGTGCGCACTCCACCTACATGAAGAAAACCCGTGGGACTAGGGGCAAAGCGAGTTCTAAAAATCATAAAAAGTAGCAACTTCATTTTGAATGGGTATATAATAGCCGACTTTACCAGTAACGCAAAATAAACGCACATGGGCTTTCTGTCTTTGTATCTTATAAGATCTGGTTTTAAATTTGCTAAGCTTAATCAAGATGCGATTGTAATTGACAGTGCAAGATGCCCATCGTTCATCATGAATTGTCAACAATTAGCGCATAGTAACGTTTTGGGACTATTTCATAGGAAATTGCCATGTCTGAAGCGCTTATATCCAAATTAATTTACAATAGGTGCCGCCTATGAAGCGACTTGGTATCAAATATCAACTGCGCATCACCACACTCATCCCTGTTTTTTTAGTCGCCCTCCTCTTTGCTGTCTTCTACAATGGCCAATTTAATAAAGATTTAAATCAACATATGTCACGACTGGGAGAGTCCTATATTCGTCAACTACTCCCTGCAGCACAATTTGCCATGATGCGTAATGATCGTAAGACCTTGCAGGGCTTAATTGACGCATCTACCATCAATCCTGAAATCCAAGCTATAGCATTCTATAATGCCCAAGGACAACTTCTGGCTTATCGTGGCGGGAAGCACGCCATTCACAAACCATTTAAACCGCCTCAATATACAGGTGATTACATTGAGAGCAAACAAATCAAACCTTATACGATCAATTTCCTTGCACCAATTACCATTCCCAAATTTAATCTTTATTCAACGAGCCCCTTTAAAAAATCCCCCTATCTTATGGCGTTACAGGCAGATGATATCTTGGGGTGGCTTTCCCTTGATATTGATACTCAATCCATGCTGATTAAACGCTATCAAATGTATATTGTGACCATTTTTATTACACTTCTGGGGTTGCTCATTAGTTTGACTATTCATTTCTTCTTATCAAGACGCATTTATCTTCCTATTTCTCGTTTACGACGAAGCATGAAGCAAATTCTTAGTAATGAGTTTGAAACCCATATTAATGTATCAAGTCCTGGGGAATTGGGAATTGTTGAAAAAGGCTGCTCCCATTTACAAAAACAATACCTAAATATCGTACGCGATTTGAATCAGCACATTGAAGTCGCTACTGAAGATTTACAACAGAGTTTGGAACTTTTGGAAGAAAAAAACATTGAATTATCTTTAGAAAAAAAGAAATGTGAAGAAAAAAGCCGGCAAAAATCTGAGTTTATAGCTAATATGAGCCACGAAATTCGTAATCCCATGAATGGGGTTATCGGTTTTACCAATGTGCTATTGGAATCAAAACTCGATAGTTTACAGATAGATTATGTGAAAACGATTAAATCCTCAGCCCAAGACTTGCTCACAATTATTAATGATATTCTTGACTATTCCAAAATGGATGCCGGTAAATTGCACTTAGATTGCATTCCTGTTGATATTCGTGCGTGCATCGATGAAGTTTTAGCGTTGGCTGCACCCAACGCCCACAGAAAGGGGCTAGACCTTATCCCGGCAACAGAAATCAATGTGCCACGCAAAGTACTCGGTGATCCCATTCGTATCAAACAAATTATTACCAACCTGGTAAATAACGCCATCAAATTTACCGACCATGGCTATGTGTTGATTCGTACTTGCATTGAACAAGAATCAGACAAAGATTACACATTGTGTCTATCAGTTACCGATACTGGCATTGGCATATCTCCTGAAGATCAACCTAAATTATTTAACGCATTTAACCAAGCTGATACAACCATTACTCGGCGTTATGGTGGTTCAGGATTAGGTTTGGTCATATGTAAGAAACTGGCGGAACAAATGCAAGGACGCATTACATTTACCAGCGAAATCAATAAGGGTTCAACGTTCTCTGTACGAATGAAATTGGAAAAATTGGCTGCTTATGAAGTGGAGAAGGAACAAAGCCATCGTTTTGATAATCTAAAAGTGCTCTGCTTTGACGATAATCCTTTATATTTAGAAGCGATGTGTAACGGTTTAGGTTTTTGGGGAATTGAATGCATCCGTGTTACTGCCTTTAATCAACTAGAAAAAGCCTTTAATGAACATAGCGATTGCTCCTTGGCATTTATCAATGTAAATGAAGGTTGTGAAAAACAAGTAGCGCAGGTATTAAGAAAAAAACCATTCCCTGTATTTTGGTATCCAAGTGGGTCATTCATAACCCTCAAGCCCTAGGTGCAAAGGCTTTCTTATTTAAACCCATTAGTATTCAGAAACTGCACGAAACCATTGAATCTTTACTTAATGAAGCAACACAATCAGTAAATACAAACCAGGAATTAGATAATTTGCGCTCGCAATTGCGATTAGCTTATCCCGATGTACTCGTTGCTGAGGATAATCCCATCAACCGCATGTTGTTAACATCGTTACTGCAAGAGAACTGCAATATGGAGACAGTGGATAATGGCGAAGAAGCCGTTAAGGCATGTCAGGGCAAACGCTATAGTGTTATTCTGCTGGATCTGCAGATGCCTAAACTGAATGGTCTTGATGCTGCTCGTCTTATCCGTCATCAATCCATATTAAATAAACAAACACCTGCCATCGTCATTAGTGCA harbors:
- a CDS encoding PAS domain-containing protein — its product is MKNTTKKISDIISQEDIPAIMADEEGIITQINDAFHKAYGWKRPQILGKPLITIIPKELHTAHDIGFSRFLNTERPTLLGKPLVLSVVLANGGNLASEHVIYAEKKHGKWTFAATIQPLEHEE
- a CDS encoding WYL domain-containing protein; its protein translation is MKVMEAKDKKILCQAIESHHQIECIYHGKKRLLEPYLYGILGGKEHLHCYQFGGESESGGLPQWRNLRLDDIKHLRIIPHSHFDIRSSYHPENAHYHSIEKGINV
- a CDS encoding DUF5617 domain-containing protein; amino-acid sequence: MTLEQLIKLLHWLSSPGGKCPLVNDNIVSEDLHKLHAECKAMLGDLSVTGENDRSSQQKSTDLISVENTDRFLQFCLTELNTQSDEGSINLHKAILLWLVRTHDALKGKKAEQMICGQKIAAVFSCFLERQEEAVIFYEENKPLQQIYPIGAQLISVHKNKLQAEAEEFTLSMLVENITEQLGEIKTPLSIVSLFKTYFDRPLYLAAYIIWMLTKGVDERDIIGSGLLHDFFMFHVHMLGEENNPIPILYRQLRASERGQKIVELAMQTSAGSEAFKHYNLQGNQSSATDLIQVELNEPVFIKIGSSSLFDQLYERFGTEFLYQAFIANYNEKKNNIILTSALNLKGAVFAAVPQLINKLLDAFRGEGLSLRLKALSKLISYESFEVHLLAKKNMLVFFLIVDREDMRTLFTYEDFVSYIQTLLVDDVIHNKKKFKLLKRLQSWYHENDDHEKSHYLYQQMVNLSLTHEEIGCKDSTIHLLRERYEELMEQGDNSDVSSEMESEDESITYESIMANDKEESSDAEESFPEVELQFSTLEFLEKQQHQYESRWQQRCQRILGKDVFAQRDYEELREDWQLIVSKMNFFLSIRSANSTLSSEYTQLKETLIKKRFHLLQETFDLETMLPALFDLNDEQALFECQQTLVNLLLESISEKLAIQIIMVLSRYNRHWWLISWHKDKKSLLEEAVSRKNEFLMTYLLAQARIYFDKLTFLKAFRAIIWEEDLALINLFLIPEMISQLDEADIRSLFMAALSIESTQVLALLLEKKQLWELSEELQSTLIFQAVELGFDEGLSLVCRAGSEPLEYDLAKALGLAVVWGHWRCVEVICALSDNFPTQTRLTSIFRRILREMEPREQLRFIEICKSRFTSDLIWEGVQYCRHNGNKETLDFLISLREDNGERKLTKQDVAAAILSEVAPNGDSAMLSAIYNDFPDDLLPDSAVEQKAFEIACQNHDTQMIRILIDNDPEQLWTMTLTEAAPRIKDQIMFSLRLIDAKILDNQLIQAVSKGKLQCVKAIMLVIAQTHRRVSLHSLSELAAKEGHPHLVAWFDEIHALDSYRRLNPVRGDKTPLAKAYEILEDYTKCDSRLLRFFTGHWNRHHIADVNKIMRAPPKNLETLLLELQKIKLVNSQGSLARRITYIRDFLLPLADDNDLSSERSEESLLNLGS
- the gltX gene encoding glutamate--tRNA ligase, giving the protein MIFRTRFAPSPTGFLHVGGVRTALFSWLYARHHKGEFILRIEDTDQERSTQESVQAILDGMEWLGLNYDAGPFYQTKRYGRYQEIAQTLLEEGKAYRCECSKERLEALREAQLAAKEKPRYDGHCRDKDLPAGDGQVIRFKNPHMGTVSFTDQVYGEIHIDNSELDDLILVRSDGHPTYNFAVVIDDWDMEITHVIRGDDHINNTPRQINLFKALNAPVPVYAHLPMILGDDGKRLSKRHGAVSVLQFKELGFLPHALLNYLVRLGWSYGDQEIFTLDEMISFFDLKNVSRGVSSFNYEKLNWLNQHYQKNDPPEEVAKALKWHFDQRHIDLNRGPKLADLVSIQAERCKTLAEICEKSLYFYQDKIEYDEDAVKKHLRPVVLQPLEALYEKLSQLQSWDKDSLQTCINDVSAAFDINMSKIAQPLRVSVTGSSTSPAIDMTLTLLGRERTLIRLQQGLERIRERAAAGNQ
- a CDS encoding ATP-binding protein, coding for MKRLGIKYQLRITTLIPVFLVALLFAVFYNGQFNKDLNQHMSRLGESYIRQLLPAAQFAMMRNDRKTLQGLIDASTINPEIQAIAFYNAQGQLLAYRGGKHAIHKPFKPPQYTGDYIESKQIKPYTINFLAPITIPKFNLYSTSPFKKSPYLMALQADDILGWLSLDIDTQSMLIKRYQMYIVTIFITLLGLLISLTIHFFLSRRIYLPISRLRRSMKQILSNEFETHINVSSPGELGIVEKGCSHLQKQYLNIVRDLNQHIEVATEDLQQSLELLEEKNIELSLEKKKCEEKSRQKSEFIANMSHEIRNPMNGVIGFTNVLLESKLDSLQIDYVKTIKSSAQDLLTIINDILDYSKMDAGKLHLDCIPVDIRACIDEVLALAAPNAHRKGLDLIPATEINVPRKVLGDPIRIKQIITNLVNNAIKFTDHGYVLIRTCIEQESDKDYTLCLSVTDTGIGISPEDQPKLFNAFNQADTTITRRYGGSGLGLVICKKLAEQMQGRITFTSEINKGSTFSVRMKLEKLAAYEVEKEQSHRFDNLKVLCFDDNPLYLEAMCNGLGFWGIECIRVTAFNQLEKAFNEHSDCSLAFINVNEGCEKQVAQVLRKKPFPVFWYPSGSFITLKP